From one Pseudomonas sp. MYb118 genomic stretch:
- a CDS encoding MgtC/SapB family protein: protein MDAWWHEVWVTLQAEFADIGDAAQLTRITVRLLIAALLGAILGFEREHKGKAAGVRTHMLVALGAALFVLVPQTAGAQADAMSRVVQGVIAGIGFLGAGTILKNHEGDEGHVKGLTTAAGLWMTAAIGVSAGLGREATAVFSTVLALAVFSVMPRIVDLFDKDKHTP from the coding sequence ATGGACGCCTGGTGGCATGAGGTTTGGGTAACCCTGCAAGCGGAATTCGCCGACATCGGCGACGCCGCGCAACTGACACGCATCACCGTCAGGTTGCTGATCGCGGCGTTGTTAGGGGCCATTCTGGGGTTCGAGCGTGAACACAAGGGCAAGGCCGCCGGGGTGCGCACCCACATGCTGGTGGCTTTGGGGGCGGCGCTGTTCGTACTGGTCCCGCAAACCGCCGGCGCCCAGGCGGATGCCATGAGCCGGGTGGTGCAGGGCGTGATCGCCGGCATCGGCTTCCTCGGCGCCGGCACCATCCTGAAAAACCACGAAGGCGACGAAGGCCACGTCAAGGGCCTGACCACCGCCGCCGGCCTGTGGATGACCGCCGCCATCGGCGTCTCGGCCGGATTGGGCCGTGAGGCGACGGCGGTGTTCAGCACAGTGCTGGCGCTGGCGGTGTTCAGTGTGATGCCGCGGATCGTCGATTTGTTTGATAAGGATAAGCACACGCCATAG
- a CDS encoding DUF3203 family protein — MTVRIENQTCFFTTENGEEIRLCSDVTVITDGDKAMSAVDVNGQRIYITEAEADALTVAGAEDGRRHLKATDGDSVI, encoded by the coding sequence ATGACTGTTCGCATCGAAAACCAGACCTGTTTCTTCACCACCGAAAACGGCGAGGAAATTCGCCTGTGTTCCGACGTGACCGTGATCACTGACGGCGACAAGGCGATGTCGGCGGTGGATGTAAACGGCCAGCGCATTTACATCACCGAAGCAGAAGCCGATGCATTGACCGTAGCAGGCGCAGAGGACGGTCGACGGCACCTGAAGGCCACGGACGGTGATTCGGTGATTTGA
- the ccoG gene encoding cytochrome c oxidase accessory protein CcoG, which produces MSDRIPVRTIEVFEPSRPKMKAKSTDTQVHTRSFTGRFRNLRLLGAGFLYLLFFGTAWLNWGDRQAVLWDLSESKFHIFGATFWPQDFILLSGLLIIAAFGLFAITVFAGRVWCGYTCPQSSWTWVFMWCEKIIEGERNQRIKLKAAPWSLNKLIRRSTKHTAWLAISLLTGLTFVGYFTPIRPLAAELLTLQIGGVSLFWVLFFTGATYLNAGWLREAVCIHMCPYARFQSVMFDKDTLAISYDVARGENRGPRKREVKPAEVGLGDCIDCQVCVQVCPTGIDIRDGLQMECIGCAACIDACDSIMDKMNYPRGLIRYTSERELQGGKTHLLRPRLIGYTVVLVAMIGALVLALAERPMVSLDVTKDRGLFRENGQGQIENIYTLKIINKTQVRQDYRLSLVDSDGFQLQGKTELSLAAGEIVDVPVSVVMTTERAASSSQSLSFKVVDSDEPEIESVAKSRFVAPMNR; this is translated from the coding sequence ATGAGCGATAGAATCCCCGTCCGAACCATTGAAGTTTTTGAGCCTTCGCGTCCGAAGATGAAGGCCAAGTCCACCGACACCCAAGTCCACACCCGCAGTTTCACCGGCAGGTTCCGCAATCTGCGCCTGCTCGGGGCGGGCTTTTTGTATCTGCTGTTCTTTGGCACCGCCTGGTTGAACTGGGGCGATCGCCAAGCCGTGCTGTGGGACCTTTCCGAAAGCAAATTCCACATTTTCGGCGCGACCTTCTGGCCACAGGATTTCATCCTGTTGTCGGGCTTGCTGATCATTGCCGCGTTCGGCCTGTTCGCGATCACCGTGTTTGCCGGCCGGGTATGGTGCGGCTACACCTGCCCGCAGAGTTCCTGGACCTGGGTGTTCATGTGGTGCGAGAAGATCATCGAAGGTGAACGCAACCAGCGGATCAAGCTGAAAGCCGCGCCCTGGAGCCTGAACAAACTGATCCGGCGCTCGACCAAACACACCGCCTGGCTGGCGATCAGCCTGCTGACCGGCCTGACCTTCGTCGGCTATTTCACCCCGATCCGCCCACTGGCCGCCGAACTGCTGACCTTGCAGATCGGCGGTGTCAGCCTGTTCTGGGTGCTGTTCTTCACCGGCGCCACTTACCTCAACGCCGGCTGGCTGCGTGAAGCGGTGTGTATCCACATGTGCCCGTACGCCCGCTTCCAGAGCGTGATGTTCGACAAGGACACCCTGGCCATTTCCTACGACGTGGCCCGCGGCGAAAACCGTGGCCCACGCAAGCGTGAGGTGAAACCGGCCGAAGTCGGCCTGGGCGACTGCATCGACTGCCAGGTGTGCGTGCAGGTCTGCCCGACCGGCATCGACATCCGCGACGGCCTGCAGATGGAATGCATCGGCTGCGCGGCCTGTATCGACGCCTGTGATTCGATCATGGACAAGATGAACTACCCGCGCGGCCTGATCCGCTACACCTCCGAACGCGAGTTGCAGGGTGGCAAGACGCACCTGCTGCGCCCTCGCCTGATCGGCTACACCGTGGTGCTGGTGGCGATGATCGGCGCGCTGGTGCTGGCATTGGCCGAACGGCCGATGGTCTCGCTGGACGTGACCAAGGACCGTGGGCTGTTCCGCGAGAACGGCCAGGGCCAGATCGAGAACATCTACACCCTCAAGATCATCAACAAAACCCAGGTGCGCCAGGATTACCGGCTGAGCCTGGTCGACAGCGACGGCTTCCAGCTGCAAGGCAAGACCGAGCTGAGCCTGGCGGCCGGCGAGATTGTCGATGTACCGGTGTCGGTGGTGATGACCACCGAGCGCGCGGCCAGCAGTTCCCAGAGCCTGAGCTTCAAGGTGGTCGACAGCGACGAGCCTGAAATAGAAAGCGTGGCGA